A single window of Cytobacillus dafuensis DNA harbors:
- a CDS encoding pirin family protein, with translation MSFDKHRDIQKIWTVHERIFSDIHRAGAILEPGNWEAYDPFLLLMEDKFQKGAFDKHPHRGIETLTYVIDGSIGHYDSATGAGGTLQKGDMQLMTAGRGVVHNESPVEGETVHTLQLWVNLPRKDKMTAPRYQNIKAKDVPIRKEEGATIRVYSGSSGDVVSGILNHVPFTFVEILADQGASVIQDLPGDYNGFIYVLEGSGTFGENRVEANKGQAMWLGSADGAEMSHIQVTANENLRLILFAGPPLKEPIAAHGPFVMNTMEEIKQAYADYRNGTFIS, from the coding sequence GTGAGCTTCGATAAGCATCGTGATATACAGAAAATATGGACAGTACATGAACGTATATTTAGTGATATTCATCGTGCAGGAGCCATACTTGAGCCGGGAAATTGGGAAGCTTATGACCCCTTTTTATTACTAATGGAAGATAAATTTCAAAAAGGGGCATTTGACAAACATCCGCATCGAGGCATTGAAACATTAACATATGTGATTGATGGCAGTATTGGTCACTATGATAGTGCAACAGGAGCGGGTGGTACATTGCAAAAAGGGGACATGCAATTGATGACGGCAGGAAGAGGCGTTGTTCATAATGAATCTCCTGTAGAAGGAGAAACCGTACACACTCTTCAACTTTGGGTGAACCTGCCAAGAAAAGATAAAATGACAGCACCACGTTATCAAAACATTAAAGCAAAAGATGTTCCCATTCGTAAAGAAGAAGGCGCTACGATTCGAGTATACTCTGGCTCTTCGGGCGATGTTGTGTCTGGCATATTGAATCATGTCCCATTTACTTTTGTAGAAATCCTAGCTGATCAAGGTGCTTCAGTAATCCAAGATTTACCAGGTGATTATAACGGATTTATCTATGTATTAGAAGGCAGCGGCACTTTCGGTGAAAATAGAGTTGAAGCGAATAAAGGGCAAGCGATGTGGTTAGGATCAGCTGATGGTGCAGAAATGAGTCATATTCAAGTTACTGCAAATGAGAATTTGCGCCTTATATTATTTGCTGGGCCTCCACTGAAGGAACCAATTGCAGCACATGGCCCATTTGTAATGAATACAATGGAAGAAATTAAACAAGCTTATGCAGATTATCGAAATGGTACTTTTATTTCGTAA
- a CDS encoding FMN-dependent NADH-azoreductase yields the protein MNILVVKANNRPASEGISSRMYETFMAELEGKDVNVTTYDVYEEDTPYFGQELFNAFGKVQNGGELTDIESRLLAAKQKAMDALSAADVVVFAFPLWNLTIPAKLQTFIDYVYAAGFAFKYTPEGKMVQLMTDKKAIFLNARGGVYSTPEAAPMEMAVNYMRNVFSGIFGMQIIDEVIIEGHNAMPDKAQEIIAAGMEEVKASAQRVLELAVKA from the coding sequence ATGAATATTTTAGTAGTAAAAGCAAATAACCGCCCTGCATCTGAAGGGATATCTAGCAGAATGTACGAAACTTTTATGGCTGAATTAGAAGGTAAAGATGTAAACGTAACAACTTACGATGTTTATGAAGAAGACACACCATACTTTGGACAAGAGCTCTTCAACGCTTTCGGTAAAGTACAAAACGGTGGCGAATTAACAGACATCGAATCACGCCTTTTAGCTGCAAAACAAAAAGCAATGGACGCACTCTCAGCTGCAGATGTAGTCGTATTCGCATTCCCATTATGGAATTTAACAATCCCAGCTAAATTACAAACATTCATCGATTATGTATACGCTGCAGGATTCGCATTTAAATACACTCCTGAAGGAAAAATGGTTCAATTAATGACGGACAAAAAAGCAATCTTCTTAAATGCTCGTGGCGGTGTATACTCAACACCAGAAGCAGCTCCAATGGAAATGGCTGTTAACTACATGCGCAACGTATTTAGCGGTATCTTCGGTATGCAAATTATCGATGAAGTGATTATTGAAGGTCACAATGCTATGCCTGATAAAGCACAAGAAATCATTGCGGCAGGTATGGAAGAAGTTAAAGCTTCTGCACAACGTGTATTGGAGTTAGCTGTTAAAGCTTAA
- a CDS encoding winged helix-turn-helix transcriptional regulator, which yields MEKKPELCRVDDALSILVGKWKPIILLHLLQKGTLRFSELKRSLPGITQKMLTNQLRELEEEDIISRKVYPQVPPKVEYSITEYGKTLEPILEAMHEWGTKHTLHKKNKVNSKASS from the coding sequence ATGGAGAAGAAACCCGAACTATGTCGTGTAGATGATGCTTTAAGTATTTTAGTAGGTAAATGGAAACCAATTATTTTATTACACTTATTGCAAAAAGGGACGCTGCGTTTTAGCGAATTAAAACGTAGTTTACCTGGGATTACGCAAAAAATGTTAACAAACCAACTGCGAGAATTAGAGGAAGAAGATATCATTTCGCGTAAAGTCTACCCTCAAGTCCCGCCAAAAGTTGAATACTCAATTACCGAATACGGAAAAACTTTAGAACCCATTTTAGAGGCTATGCATGAATGGGGAACAAAACATACGCTGCACAAAAAGAATAAAGTGAATTCAAAAGCAAGCAGTTAA
- a CDS encoding ABC transporter substrate-binding protein gives MKKVLSIVLCGVLLILASCGTNSNQTGGGNEEKKTVKIGIIQLVEHPSLDGAREGFIAALKDAGYEEGKNLKLDYQNAQGDMNNNMTIAQNFVADKNDLILAIATASAQAAVQSTKDIPILFTAITDPVGANLVQSLENPGVNVTGTSDTHPDAIKNTINSIKKFIPEAKKVGIIYNSGEPNSVVNVEKAKQVIKEIGLETVETTIATSTEVKQAAESLVGRADVFYIPKDNTVVSALESVITVANEKKIPTFVGEGDSVKRGTFASYGFEYHDLGYTTGKMAVEILNGKKPSEIPVGFPENLELYINKKAAEQEGITLTENMLKGAKIVGE, from the coding sequence ATGAAAAAAGTTTTATCCATTGTACTATGTGGTGTTCTACTAATTCTCGCTTCCTGTGGTACTAACAGCAATCAAACTGGAGGGGGCAATGAAGAAAAGAAAACAGTAAAAATAGGAATCATTCAGCTCGTTGAGCATCCATCATTAGATGGTGCGAGGGAAGGGTTTATTGCGGCATTGAAAGATGCAGGCTATGAGGAAGGAAAAAATTTGAAGTTAGATTACCAGAATGCACAAGGGGATATGAACAATAATATGACGATCGCTCAAAATTTTGTAGCCGATAAAAATGACCTAATTTTGGCCATTGCAACGGCAAGTGCTCAAGCGGCAGTTCAATCAACGAAGGATATTCCTATTTTGTTTACAGCGATAACAGATCCAGTGGGAGCAAATCTTGTTCAGAGCTTAGAGAACCCAGGAGTAAATGTTACGGGGACATCTGATACTCATCCAGATGCTATAAAAAACACCATCAACTCTATTAAAAAGTTTATTCCTGAAGCTAAAAAGGTTGGGATCATCTATAACTCAGGTGAACCGAATTCCGTTGTGAATGTCGAAAAGGCAAAGCAAGTAATAAAAGAAATAGGGTTAGAAACGGTTGAAACAACGATTGCCACCAGCACCGAAGTAAAACAAGCGGCCGAATCATTAGTAGGAAGAGCAGATGTTTTCTACATACCGAAGGATAATACAGTCGTCTCTGCACTTGAATCGGTTATAACAGTTGCCAATGAGAAAAAGATTCCAACCTTTGTCGGAGAAGGCGATTCTGTCAAACGTGGAACATTTGCTTCTTACGGCTTTGAGTACCATGATCTCGGATACACGACCGGAAAAATGGCCGTGGAAATTCTCAATGGCAAAAAACCAAGTGAAATTCCAGTCGGTTTCCCTGAAAATCTAGAGCTATACATCAATAAGAAGGCAGCCGAACAAGAAGGCATTACATTAACTGAAAACATGCTAAAAGGTGCAAAAATAGTAGGAGAATAA
- the cpaB gene encoding Flp pilus assembly protein CpaB yields MLESKRRAIIFLSISLLLAFIAGLFFLQKIKELNSELGGMTKIYVTATDIPSRTLLQPDHVKQIEIPNRYVNNSHVVNVEDLIDKVLVVPLVEDDLITKSMLKPVSNATDENNRLVTMLQSERIRFDEELEGLDRVDIVVSHKFDGKPVTEVFMKDVLVAGVSKSGKQFSGVALEVPADDAPRIIHIQNYADSIRVLKANVGKAPQLNTDIENKETEEQKEEKTEPPQEQNKENTETPAEPPQEPKKENAEKPANENENNKK; encoded by the coding sequence ATGCTGGAATCAAAAAGGAGAGCAATTATTTTCTTATCAATCTCTTTATTATTGGCTTTTATTGCCGGACTATTTTTCTTGCAGAAAATTAAAGAATTAAATAGTGAATTAGGGGGAATGACGAAAATATATGTGACTGCAACAGATATTCCATCGAGAACATTACTTCAGCCTGACCATGTAAAACAAATAGAAATTCCAAATCGATATGTTAACAATTCACACGTAGTAAATGTAGAGGATTTAATCGACAAGGTTTTGGTTGTACCTTTAGTTGAAGATGATCTTATCACAAAGTCAATGTTAAAACCTGTTTCAAATGCTACGGATGAAAATAATAGATTGGTAACAATGCTTCAATCAGAGCGGATACGTTTTGATGAAGAACTAGAGGGGCTTGATCGGGTAGACATTGTTGTATCACATAAGTTTGATGGCAAACCAGTTACTGAAGTATTTATGAAGGATGTTTTAGTAGCAGGTGTTTCTAAAAGTGGAAAGCAGTTTTCTGGAGTTGCTCTTGAAGTTCCTGCTGATGATGCGCCAAGAATTATTCACATTCAAAATTATGCAGACTCGATTCGAGTATTAAAAGCTAATGTAGGGAAGGCCCCACAATTAAATACTGATATTGAAAATAAAGAGACAGAAGAACAAAAAGAAGAAAAAACTGAACCGCCTCAAGAGCAAAATAAAGAAAATACGGAAACACCAGCTGAACCACCACAAGAACCAAAAAAGGAAAATGCTGAAAAACCGGCAAATGAAAATGAAAATAATAAAAAATAG
- a CDS encoding AAA family ATPase, whose translation MSADIKILLAGDQEQSKTHLRGVLNSFEKVDMISYRDLKAELDRLAPDLIFLIESDKESSADAIEYIHAVNPMALVVFIAFSQNFDVLKSVMRAGIIDFFILPDENAMLYGRLDSIVQMVVQRKKQLMETAVSSQSFKRGRGKIYSFYSGKGGSGKTLISSAFAQTLKFESTAQVIFIDLNLHYGGAEAFLSIVSNRSFADLMPVIDELNESHIRNVSQVEKLSKLEVLLSPRDAEVAEHLPEGFIARLLRTCRRSYDFVVVDLPVAMNIHSYAALEESDKIFYILNLDTPSINTLKQVEGLFRRLGIETEGRLEILINQVGKENEIKPNDVKNIISYPIAAKFPRDFKGVQAHINKSEPFRKEPNEKKLIPFAKGIRKWVVQMVE comes from the coding sequence ATGAGTGCTGATATCAAAATTTTACTCGCAGGTGATCAAGAACAATCAAAAACTCATTTAAGGGGTGTATTAAATAGCTTCGAAAAAGTTGATATGATCTCTTATCGTGATTTGAAGGCAGAGCTGGATCGCCTGGCACCAGATTTAATTTTTTTAATTGAATCTGATAAAGAATCTTCTGCAGATGCAATTGAATATATCCATGCCGTTAATCCAATGGCTCTAGTTGTGTTTATAGCATTCTCCCAAAACTTTGATGTATTAAAAAGTGTGATGCGGGCAGGGATCATTGATTTCTTTATACTGCCTGATGAAAATGCGATGCTATATGGCCGTTTAGATAGCATTGTTCAAATGGTCGTTCAACGTAAAAAGCAATTAATGGAAACTGCTGTTTCAAGCCAGTCTTTTAAAAGAGGAAGAGGCAAAATTTATTCTTTTTACAGTGGAAAAGGTGGTTCGGGAAAAACACTAATCTCAAGTGCGTTTGCTCAAACTTTGAAATTTGAATCCACTGCCCAAGTAATCTTTATCGATTTAAATTTACACTATGGCGGTGCTGAAGCCTTTCTATCTATCGTTTCCAATCGTTCGTTTGCAGATCTTATGCCGGTAATTGATGAGCTAAATGAAAGTCATATTCGAAATGTATCCCAGGTTGAAAAGCTTTCTAAATTAGAAGTCTTACTTAGTCCGCGTGATGCCGAAGTAGCGGAGCATTTACCAGAAGGGTTTATTGCAAGGCTTTTGAGAACATGTAGGAGAAGTTATGACTTTGTAGTAGTAGATTTGCCAGTAGCAATGAATATTCATTCATATGCGGCTCTAGAAGAATCCGATAAGATTTTTTATATATTAAATTTGGATACTCCTTCTATTAATACTTTGAAACAAGTTGAAGGATTGTTTAGAAGATTAGGGATTGAGACCGAGGGAAGATTGGAAATTCTCATTAATCAGGTTGGGAAAGAAAATGAGATCAAGCCTAATGATGTGAAGAATATTATTTCTTACCCTATTGCAGCAAAATTCCCTCGTGATTTTAAAGGGGTGCAGGCCCACATCAATAAAAGTGAACCTTTTAGAAAGGAACCTAATGAAAAGAAATTAATCCCATTTGCAAAAGGAATTAGAAAATGGGTTGTTCAAATGGTGGAATAA
- a CDS encoding CpaF family protein, with protein MSLFERRTTRLKNEHRVNYENQYISELVDHYKTRILREANLELLTSLPQGEMRLRIEQLISQFMSEEKVIIPRLDKEELLTRIIDESVGYGPLEPLLDDPTITEILINGHKEIYIEKLGKLQLAPVIFKDDNHVRHVIDRIVAPIGRRIDESSPMVDARLPDGSRVNAVIPPISLIGPVVSIRKFRKEPFQMTDLLNFDSLNNEMSIFLDAVVRAKLNILISGGTGSGKTTLLNVLGNSIPNGERIVTIEDSAELRLDKQNVVGLEARPPNVEGTGEITIRHLVKNSLRMRPDRIIVGEVRGAEAFDMLQAMNTGHEGSITTVHANTPFDALRRVEGMVVMAGMDLPTHIIREYIVGALDIIVQGERLTDGTRKITSICEIHREDSGEIVIKEIFKFKRIGMKKSGEVEGYFTPTGVIPRCIERINMFGISLPNNLFESK; from the coding sequence ATGTCATTATTTGAAAGAAGAACAACTAGGTTAAAAAATGAACATAGAGTTAATTATGAAAATCAATATATAAGTGAGTTAGTCGATCATTACAAAACGAGAATTTTACGTGAAGCGAATTTAGAACTACTAACAAGTCTTCCTCAAGGCGAAATGAGATTAAGAATTGAACAGCTCATCAGCCAATTTATGAGTGAAGAAAAAGTGATTATTCCAAGACTTGATAAAGAAGAGTTATTGACACGAATAATTGATGAATCAGTTGGTTACGGGCCGTTAGAGCCATTGTTGGATGATCCAACAATTACAGAAATATTAATTAATGGCCATAAAGAAATATATATTGAGAAACTTGGTAAGTTACAGTTAGCTCCAGTTATCTTTAAGGACGACAATCATGTGCGACATGTCATTGATCGAATTGTTGCACCCATCGGTAGACGAATTGATGAAAGTTCGCCAATGGTTGATGCTAGACTACCCGATGGAAGCCGTGTAAATGCGGTAATTCCTCCAATTAGTTTAATTGGCCCAGTAGTATCAATAAGAAAGTTCAGAAAAGAGCCTTTTCAAATGACCGATTTACTTAACTTTGATTCGTTAAACAATGAAATGTCTATATTTTTAGATGCGGTTGTTAGGGCAAAGTTAAATATTTTGATATCGGGCGGTACAGGTAGTGGTAAGACAACATTGCTAAATGTATTAGGTAACTCTATTCCGAATGGAGAAAGAATTGTAACGATCGAAGACTCTGCAGAGCTGCGTCTCGATAAGCAGAATGTCGTTGGATTGGAGGCAAGGCCACCAAATGTGGAAGGCACAGGTGAAATTACGATACGTCATTTAGTAAAAAACTCACTAAGGATGCGTCCTGACAGAATTATTGTAGGAGAGGTTCGTGGCGCAGAAGCATTTGATATGCTCCAAGCGATGAATACGGGTCATGAAGGATCTATTACAACTGTCCATGCAAATACTCCCTTTGATGCGTTAAGACGTGTGGAGGGTATGGTTGTAATGGCGGGGATGGATTTACCTACTCATATTATTCGAGAGTATATTGTAGGAGCACTCGATATTATTGTTCAAGGAGAAAGGCTAACCGATGGAACAAGAAAAATAACATCCATTTGCGAGATTCATAGAGAAGACAGCGGAGAAATTGTTATTAAAGAAATATTTAAGTTCAAAAGAATTGGCATGAAGAAGTCTGGTGAAGTAGAGGGATATTTTACACCTACAGGAGTAATACCGAGGTGTATAGAAAGAATTAATATGTTTGGAATTTCTCTTCCAAACAATCTTTTTGAAAGTAAATAG
- a CDS encoding type II secretion system F family protein, whose product MEIAAIFGISVLFFIWGFYNLLGFRKEKREITKKYEKMFKKENGRSSFISKLGDRFDETPFAKNFKIKLLHANILILPSEFFAILLFCCFAIVIILMWLFSLKFSISLILAVIISLASYWLLFLVRRNKYIEKLNDQLAEVCRLLGNSTKAGMTINQGIEVVAAEVGFPARDEFKELAHNLRLGVDFERALKEIEKRVPTREFKLFIAALLIQKKSGGNLTKVLEEMAKTLEERKILRQTIKTATAEQRFISYILPAMPIFLILMLNSMMEGFVDLIFTIPGAILTTVFLVGMVISFILVRAVTNIRV is encoded by the coding sequence TTGGAGATTGCTGCTATATTTGGAATTTCGGTTTTATTTTTTATTTGGGGTTTTTATAATCTGTTGGGCTTTAGAAAAGAGAAACGAGAAATCACTAAGAAATATGAAAAAATGTTCAAGAAAGAAAATGGAAGAAGCAGCTTTATCTCAAAACTAGGTGACCGGTTCGATGAAACCCCATTTGCAAAGAATTTTAAGATTAAATTATTACATGCAAATATTTTAATACTTCCATCTGAGTTTTTTGCCATTTTACTATTTTGCTGCTTTGCCATTGTCATTATCTTAATGTGGCTCTTTTCCTTGAAGTTTAGCATTAGCTTAATATTGGCAGTCATTATCAGTTTAGCATCCTATTGGCTTTTATTTTTAGTACGAAGAAACAAATATATTGAAAAATTAAATGATCAGCTTGCTGAAGTATGCAGATTGCTAGGAAATAGTACAAAGGCAGGTATGACGATTAATCAAGGAATTGAAGTAGTTGCTGCAGAGGTAGGATTTCCAGCAAGAGATGAGTTTAAGGAACTCGCCCATAATTTAAGGCTAGGAGTAGACTTTGAACGGGCATTAAAGGAAATTGAAAAGCGAGTGCCGACAAGAGAGTTCAAATTATTTATTGCAGCACTGCTTATACAAAAGAAGTCAGGTGGAAACTTAACAAAGGTCCTTGAGGAAATGGCTAAAACGCTTGAAGAACGAAAAATTTTAAGGCAAACCATTAAAACGGCTACGGCGGAACAACGATTTATTTCATATATATTACCCGCAATGCCGATATTCTTAATTTTAATGCTAAATTCTATGATGGAAGGTTTTGTAGATTTAATTTTTACAATTCCTGGAGCTATTTTAACAACAGTGTTTTTAGTGGGAATGGTCATTTCATTCATACTTGTAAGAGCTGTTACTAATATAAGGGTGTAG
- a CDS encoding type II secretion system F family protein — protein MDGVILTSILLFWLFLVLSFVNFYSYSKNKETLKVHINEVAMTQQLMKVKKKSTLDRFIIFLSRYADDFSALGERINFYSESPDVEVLLIKAGNPYGLSVARFQGFKIVCVILGFIIGTFLFFLGFPFANVFFVTLPFIGFFIPIFLVRGKAKKRQELLRRDLPDFLDTVSISLQAGSGLDGAIKEVISYYIGPIQEEFSRFIQEIELGVPREKAYTEMLNRNDNVDFQNVIKSLIQGSRLGVPVATTFRNQANEMRRISLEQVKEKAAKASPKVTLITSFIIAPLIMLMILGLIILNMIYGEDSIFKLFSN, from the coding sequence ATGGACGGAGTAATACTTACATCAATTTTATTATTTTGGTTGTTTTTGGTATTGAGTTTTGTGAATTTTTATAGTTATTCAAAAAATAAAGAAACACTTAAAGTGCATATCAATGAAGTTGCTATGACGCAGCAATTAATGAAGGTAAAGAAAAAATCAACTCTCGATCGATTCATTATCTTTCTATCACGCTATGCTGATGACTTTTCAGCGTTAGGAGAAAGAATTAATTTTTATAGTGAGTCACCCGATGTTGAAGTGCTGCTAATAAAGGCAGGGAATCCTTATGGATTATCAGTCGCCCGATTTCAGGGATTTAAAATTGTTTGTGTCATTCTCGGATTCATCATAGGAACTTTTCTGTTTTTTTTAGGGTTCCCCTTTGCAAATGTTTTTTTTGTTACACTGCCATTTATAGGTTTTTTTATCCCCATTTTTTTAGTAAGGGGAAAAGCGAAAAAACGCCAAGAACTTCTTAGAAGAGATTTACCTGACTTCCTGGATACCGTAAGTATAAGTCTGCAAGCTGGTTCTGGATTGGACGGAGCTATTAAGGAGGTTATTAGCTATTATATTGGGCCAATTCAAGAAGAGTTTTCGCGGTTTATTCAAGAAATAGAATTAGGTGTACCTAGAGAAAAAGCTTATACAGAAATGCTTAATCGAAACGATAATGTGGATTTCCAAAATGTCATTAAATCGCTAATTCAAGGGTCAAGATTGGGAGTGCCAGTCGCTACAACCTTTCGAAACCAAGCGAATGAAATGAGAAGAATAAGCTTAGAGCAAGTAAAGGAGAAAGCGGCTAAAGCATCTCCAAAGGTTACCCTTATTACATCATTCATTATTGCGCCATTAATCATGTTAATGATATTAGGGTTAATCATTCTTAATATGATTTATGGGGAAGATAGCATATTTAAACTATTTTCAAACTAG